The stretch of DNA AAGCTAAGTTTCAGTTTTTCGCCCTGCTGACTGAGGGCGATCGCCTCTTCGAGGGTGTCAAAGGGGGCATCGGCGCGGGCAATCAAAACGCTGTAGTAAACCGGTTCGTCCTGGTATTTTACGGTGGCGATCGCCTCTAGGGAAGGATCATTATGGTGCGCCAAAACGTAACCCCAAGGCCCCAACCAAGCCACATCTAAGGTGCCAGAACGTAACGCTTCAGAAATGCCAATCCAATCTTCGGTAACGGTGACATCTCCGGGGAGATCCAGTTCAGCGGCGAGGGCATCAAAGAAAGGCTCGAATTGTTGGCGGTTCTCGTTGGGCGTTGGGAAATAGGGGCCAACACCAAAGGAAATGCTATCGAGGGTCGTTGTACTTTCTGGCCCAGGATCAGACTGGTTATTGGCCGAGGCACAGCCCACTAACAGGACACCCACAGTCCCGATCAAGATATTTTTCCACTTTCTGATCCGTTGCATTTGCCTGATTATGCTTCCATCAAAATTTGATCAACAAAGCCTAAACCTTGATTTAGACCCAGCTACGTTCAGCATAGCGAAAATGATTTGAGAAAAATGAAAAATACCTTAAAAATTTGTTGATTTCCCTGATTTATGACGTTCTGAAGCATGATCTGATGTTTGCAATTCTCCACATTTGTGGCGGCCCTAGGGATCTTCGCTAGAGTGATAAAAAGCCTCCCAAAAGGCGATCGCTTTAATTTATCGCTCCCCATGCCATCGACCCACCAGCCGCCAACAACCACAAACATTGGGAAAGTGGTTTCCGTGCGCGGCAGTGTCGTTGATGTGTGTTTTCCCCAACGGCTACCCAGCTATCTCCATCAACTCAATGCCGGAGAAAAAGGTCAAATCATTATCGAAGTCGTCGCCCACCTAAACGCCACCCTTGTCCGGGGCATTGCCCTGACCCCCACCTCCGGCCTCGCCCGGGGAGCCACCGTGACGGATACCGGCCATCCCCTCAAAATGCCCGTGGGCCGCGCCTTACTCGGACGTATGTTTAATGTCTTTGGTGAGGCGATCGATCAAGGCAAACCCCTAACTGCAGTTAAGCATCGCTCAATTCACCAAGCCGCTATTCCCCTCGTCCAACAATCAACCCAAGCAGAAATCCTGGAAACAGGGATCAAAGTAATTGATGTCCTCGCCCCCATCGAACGGGGTGGAAAAGCAGGCCTCTTCGGGGGGGCAGGGGTCGGCAAAACGGTCTTAATTACCGAGATGATCCACAACATGGTCAGTCAGCACCAGGGGATTAGTCTATTTTGCGGTATCGGTGAACGGAACCGAGAAGCTGAGGAACTCTATCGGGAAATGCAGGCGACGGGGGTACTAGACCAGACGGTGTTACTGTTTGGTCAGATGAATGAACCACCGGGAGCCAGGTTTCGGGTAGGCCATGCTGCCTTGACTATCGCCGAATATTTCCGGGATGAAGCCCGCCAGGATGTGTTGCTCTTGATTGACAATATTTTCCGCTTTATTCAAGCTGGCCAGGAGGTTTCGGGTCTAATGGGAGAGCTGCCCTCGCGGGTGGGCTACCAACCTACTTTAGCGACGGAATTAGCCGCCCTCGAAGAACGGATTACCAGCACAAAAAATGGGGCGATCACCTCGGTGCAGGCGGTGTATGTGCCCGCTGATGATTTTACCGATCCGGCTGCCGTACATACCTTTGGCCATTTATCGGCATCCATTGTGTTATCGCGCAAGCGGGCCAGTGAGGGGTTTTATCCAGCCGTCGATCCCCTGCGTTCGAGTTCCAAAATGTTGATGCCCGCGATCGCCGGTCGGCGTCACTACGAAATTGCCCTGGCGGTGCGTCAGACCCTCGCCACCTACGAAGAACTTAAGGACATGATTGCGATGTTGGGGATGGCGGAACTCGCAGCGGGCGATCGCGCCATTGTGTACCGCGCCCGTCGGTTAGAGCGATTTCTCACCCAGCCTTTTTTCTCAACGGAACAGTTCACTAACAAAGCAGGACGAGTGGTTAGTTTAGAGGCGGCTTTAACGGGCTGTGAGCGGATTTTAAACGATGAATTTGCTGATGTGCCCGAAAGTGCTCTTTATATGATCGGTGCCATTGGGGAGGTGCAGCGGCCATGATTGCCCGGATGGATCTCAAAGTACTGTGTTTGACGGATTTGCTGGTGGATCAGCCAGTACAAAAATCACGGCAGAAGGTGATGGGGGTGGATTTTGTTTGCTGCCGAACCATGTAGATTATGTGGCGGTCTTGCCAGCGGGACTCTTAATCTTTGAGACCAGCACGGGAGAAGAACATTGTCTGGCCATTGATGAAGGCATTTTAGTGAAACAGGCAGCTGCTGTTTGGATGTCGGTGCGCAATGCGGTGCGAGGGGATAATCTCGATGATTTACAGCAAGCAGTGCAAGCGCAATTTACCCAGTTAGATGAACAAGAAGAACGGGCACGGAGCATGTTGGCGCGCCTAGAAAGTAGCATTGTGCGGGACTTTATCGATTTGGGAGGTGCTTTATGACCACACCAGAAGGCGATCGCCACCGGGAAGATTTTGAACGGCAGATCCAGCAAAAATCCCAACAAAAACTCCAGGCCAAACGGGAAGGCGATCGCAGTTTGTGGCTAGGATTTGGGGTTTTTGGGATGGTGGGTTGGTCGGTGATGGGGCCGACCCTACTGGGGATCTTTCTGGGGATTTGGCTAGACCGCCGCTTTCCGAGTCCCTATTCCTGGACGTTAACGGGCCTATTTCTGGGGATTATTCTCGGCTGCTGGAATGCTTGGTTATGGATTCAACGGGAGCAAAATCGATGAAGTTTAATTATTTAACTGTTCATGCAAAAGATAAAAAATAAAAGGCGATCGCCTAATCCAATCGCTAATCTAAACCCGATTAAAAAACGAATTTAAAAACTCAATTAAAATCACAATGAATTTATTTTTAGAAAAAGTAACACCTAATTTATTTGTTTTTCCCCTCGGCTTTGGGTTGGGATTATTTTACTTCACGGCACTGTGGTTTACCGTTAAACAATTAACTCGTTCTCAACATCCAGTATTACTAATAATTACCAGCGGTGTGGTGCGCTTAATCCTTGCTATGACAGCCTTATATTTTATGATTGGTGGCCATTGGGAACGAGTACTAATTGCTCTCGCGGGTTTTTTGTTAGCACGAACGATTTTAATCAATCGTTGGCGGCCACAAACTTCATTATCGGAACTGTTGCTGGAGGAATAAATGTAGGATGCAAATTACACCGGATAACATCATTTTCTATCAATATCAGTTTGTGGTAATTAATGCCACTTTAGTTTACACATGGCTCACCATGGCCCTATTAGTAATAGGAGCAGCTTGGGTAACGAAAAAATTAGTGGTGCGT from Picosynechococcus sp. PCC 7002 encodes:
- the atpD gene encoding F0F1 ATP synthase subunit beta, producing MPSTHQPPTTTNIGKVVSVRGSVVDVCFPQRLPSYLHQLNAGEKGQIIIEVVAHLNATLVRGIALTPTSGLARGATVTDTGHPLKMPVGRALLGRMFNVFGEAIDQGKPLTAVKHRSIHQAAIPLVQQSTQAEILETGIKVIDVLAPIERGGKAGLFGGAGVGKTVLITEMIHNMVSQHQGISLFCGIGERNREAEELYREMQATGVLDQTVLLFGQMNEPPGARFRVGHAALTIAEYFRDEARQDVLLLIDNIFRFIQAGQEVSGLMGELPSRVGYQPTLATELAALEERITSTKNGAITSVQAVYVPADDFTDPAAVHTFGHLSASIVLSRKRASEGFYPAVDPLRSSSKMLMPAIAGRRHYEIALAVRQTLATYEELKDMIAMLGMAELAAGDRAIVYRARRLERFLTQPFFSTEQFTNKAGRVVSLEAALTGCERILNDEFADVPESALYMIGAIGEVQRP
- a CDS encoding F0F1 ATP synthase subunit epsilon; amino-acid sequence: MFDGFAGGSASTKITAEGDGGGFCLLPNHVDYVAVLPAGLLIFETSTGEEHCLAIDEGILVKQAAAVWMSVRNAVRGDNLDDLQQAVQAQFTQLDEQEERARSMLARLESSIVRDFIDLGGAL
- a CDS encoding ATP synthase subunit I: MNLFLEKVTPNLFVFPLGFGLGLFYFTALWFTVKQLTRSQHPVLLIITSGVVRLILAMTALYFMIGGHWERVLIALAGFLLARTILINRWRPQTSLSELLLEE
- a CDS encoding phosphate/phosphite/phosphonate ABC transporter substrate-binding protein, giving the protein MQRIRKWKNILIGTVGVLLVGCASANNQSDPGPESTTTLDSISFGVGPYFPTPNENRQQFEPFFDALAAELDLPGDVTVTEDWIGISEALRSGTLDVAWLGPWGYVLAHHNDPSLEAIATVKYQDEPVYYSVLIARADAPFDTLEEAIALSQQGEKLKLSLADVGSTSGWLIPQAEFKRRNIDPEVIFDYSEGASHAAQVIGVSTGQIDIASDYNRNLDVMIAEGRIQADEIKIIWQSEPLPNDPIVVRGNFPEAYKKQLQQKLVNLTPAEATALLPENYTGFVASDGSNYQPIEAAGLALEVLE
- a CDS encoding AtpZ/AtpI family protein, with product MTTPEGDRHREDFERQIQQKSQQKLQAKREGDRSLWLGFGVFGMVGWSVMGPTLLGIFLGIWLDRRFPSPYSWTLTGLFLGIILGCWNAWLWIQREQNR